In Mangifera indica cultivar Alphonso chromosome 14, CATAS_Mindica_2.1, whole genome shotgun sequence, the DNA window tacaaaaataaatataaataaaggtCAAATATAGTAGAAACAAAAATGCAAACCCTTACCGGTGATAGCAAAAATTCACCAAATGGAAGTTtacaatgaaaattttaagcaataagaaatcaaaaaacttatttacataaataatatatataattttatatccaaataatgatatatcactatataattagataagactttatctatattaaaaactattcaatcatataataatatgtaattgtttgtttatattatttgttcatataatactactcataaaaaatataataaagtttttaaattggGTACTTTTATTGATAAGAAGTCCATACCAATTTTGGCATATTAacaataggccaaaagacttgttcatACTCAAGGTATAGTGAGATTTCAATGTGATCttctctaactttcaaaaatctaaacacctaCTCATGagcaaatattattaaaattttcagttaaagttaagggtaaatttgttattttaataatattattaaaaatatatataattcactATTATTTCcctttatgttttaaaaactaaccatttcacGTCTATCCAGAGTTtcctaactttaaaaaacacattctcccctcaaacctagggtgtCCATATTATTCCAAAAATTCAACTGTCCCTCATAACTTATAAACGCTAtagttttctttatattttaaaaactaaccattttacGTCTATCTAGAAttctctaactttaaaaaatcacatttttccctCAGACCTAGGGTGTCCATATTATTCCAAAAATTCAATTGCCCTTCATAACTTGTAAAAGCTATAGTTTCACCCCTTCTTAAACTTCAATCTCTAACATCCTTTTTATCCATCTCAGACGTCCTCTTTCACCTAAGTCGAGTCGACGTCAACCTTACCTTACTGCTCTATCCATCGACAACAAGAAAATACCAcacgatgaagagatctctgttTCTTCATTACACATACATCTTCAGTGCGATGAAAAGACATCTCCTCATCGTATTGTATGACGAAAATACTTTTCTTCGTCAcacaatatttttttgttgttgatggATAGTTTGGGCAAGGTAAGGCTAACGTCGGCTTGACTTAGGCAAAAGAGGACGCTAGAGATGGAAGGAGAGGATGTCGAAAACTGAAGTTCGAGAAAGAggtaaaattatagtttttaaaagttatggggggcaactgaaattagaaaaatataaaaactctaaatttgtgagagaaatataattttttaaagttagaaaactttgaataaaaatgaaattgttagtttttaaatctatgaggaaaataataataaattttatatatttttaatattattattaaaataataattttattcttaaatttaattgaaaatttttaaaaaaatttattacttataagtagatatttaggtttttaaaagtttaaagatAAAGGCTTTTAGATTTCAGGATCCCTAAGTGGAACAAGTCTTTTGCCTTAACAATATGAAAATACAATATTCCTCTTGCATACAATTATACTATTTGCAGAACAATTATAgtgtgattaaataattgaaagtAGATTAATGCATCTGTTAATTGTGCCTATCCcataattaaaactattaaaactcATTCTTCCCACCATGTCAACTAATCTTTCTTAAGAGAAAGATAAATGTATAACACTTGAAGTAATTCTCAATGCTAAGTTCTAGCATCTTAAATTCTGAAAATCCTTTTtacatcatatttttatttatttaaaaaaaaacttcaatcctctaattttataatctaacaaataatacttaaaataaaatagtatgcTAGCCCTGAgagtaaaaaatgttttttatcaACAATCTTTCTTCTTGGAGAATCATTTTCCACCAAAATTTGTAAAGTGATGTTGCAAATGATTGATGTATCATCGTCTTAATTCTCAATGGGAGTGTGACATTGTTATTGAATGTCCTTTTTTTGCTCAATCTTTTCCTCTAGAGACATTTTGCTCTTACTCGACTTTAACATATTTGCCTTCTATTTGAATTTCTTACTCTATAACCATGGATTACACCCTATTACAATCTTATGGAACAATGCCAACCTTGtttcaatattcaaattataaacaactttaaaatattctatcaaaatgttttcttcttctattgATGTACTATTAACTTCGgattaaaagttatattttttaattaaaaaatattcataattcaGCATTTTTAGatgttgttaaatttaaaatatttaattaaatcaatcaattatattataacatattgtTCATTCCTATCGGATGACCAACCTTTCTAATTTGACATCTCTCCAGTTGGGGATAATGGTTGTCAAATCCACACAAGGGTTGGAAAGTAAGTTTGAAATCTTTTTGTCCCGAAATAACTTTTCCTATTCGggaaacgacatcgtttttccTGGAATCTTGACTCCATGTCCACCTGCTTTGATCTTAATTAAACTCAGAGACAACCCCTGGGACACAAAGGAGAAGCTTGAACCTTGGAGGCCAAAATCGAGATGGGTTTGTTCACTTTTTGCAGAATAATAGCGCTGATCGTTGCAATTTCAGCAATTTCTGTTACTTCTAAAAAGCAATTGAGTGCAAGAAAATGTGAGGATCTAGGGTTCACAGGCCTTGCTCTTTGCTCTGATTGCAACACTTTTGCTGAGTATGTCAAGAACCAAGGTGACACTTTTCCCAAATTTGTATTTCGCTTCtcaagtttttttgtttttcatttttatgtcaTAGTTTTTACAgcaatttctttatttaactgTTATTCTGTGTAATCTTTACGGCTTCTAGTGTAATCGCGTTTGATCATATGCAATGATAGATACCTAGATGAAGTTTTAGTTTTCAGGTTGAGAATTTATTAGTTTCAGGCATTTTTGTTCTGAATTTGCCTGTTTAGAATTTAAATAAGTGAATTATGTGAAGTATAATGGTTccaattagggctggattcaagcgGAGCCAAGCCCGAACATAGGCTGGCTTGAGCTCAGCTCAAATCCATAATAGCCAGCTCAAGCTCATTTGAGCTAGCTGGAGATGTTGTTGACAGGTCATTGGTGGGATGAATAGTATTGCCAGTGGGATGAATAGTATCACCAACAGGTTAAACAGTATAGCTGGAGTAGGATTCAAGTTGTAGCTtcagttcaaattcaactcaaattgtGTCAAACACCAAGCTGAGCCAAGCTAACTCAGTTCAGATTCAACCCTTGTTCTAATGTTGAATTCAATAATTTGAAGGAATGAATAATTGTCTACTAATGtgcttcatttttattaaactcAAGTTCATTCATGAATGTAACTTTAGATAAAATTCTTTAAGCATGCCTTGCTCAGTGTTCCAGATTTGCTGAAGTCTTAAGTTTTGGTTGTAGAGTTGGTATCTGACTGCTTGAAATGTTGCACAGAGGATTCTGATGATTCCATGAGCAAGGTATGGATCATTTAAATGAACGATAAATTTCTCGCATCTGAAAATAATTGTTTGAATACTTCGGCGATCTATGGTgcttttaagttttcttttctaaaacTTTATGATGAATGTAATATTAAATGATTCAATGATTTGGGACCTCATTTTTCTAGTATGTTGATTCTCATGAAGTGCTAAAGTTTAAGTACAAAGTTATTAAtgttttctattcattttcttcctgTCTCTTTCTTACATTGGGGGAAAGAATATGGAATGGATTTGAGGAATTGCAGGTATTCCAATTATAAACAGCATATACTGGTTACTGAAGTGTAAGCAAacacttcttttcctttttctttctatttttacatataaataaaataaaaattgttggaAGGGATTTGTTAGGCCCCTGATTGTAGCAACATATCTCAGAAGACAACATAAGGATAAAACATTGAAACCCTACCAGAggaggacaaaaaaaaaaaaaagcagataTGGCAAGAAGAGAAGAGTACACAAGGCAGGAGTGGTTTTCATATTAGCAATTTAGGATTGAATAATAAACAAGATTACCTATTCAAATTAAGATTTAGGATAAGCAAGGAAggtttttacttatttaaacaAGTCATCATTGATGGAGGAAACATGTACATTTTCTAAACATTGTTGACAACATAGCTTTGTTAAAATAGGTATTGACAAAGTAGCTTTGCCACGATAGGTAGAGCACATCCATTCCAGTCTATGTGTAGTGTCTAGGTTATCTTATTCTATATTATATTACCTTCTGGCTTTATTTgcttatttttcaatataaactCTTCCTGTTATTTGTTTAGCACAAGTTAGGGTTCTATCAAGATTGCaaagagctttttttttttctttaaaactcAATTCCATGATTACATTGATTgcaacaacaaaaagaaatgatgtatcatcatctGTTGAAACTGCAGATTACCTATTCTGGAGCGATACTGGAGGTTTGCATGAGGAAACTGGTTTTCTATCCCGAAATTGTTGGTTTCATTGAAGAAGAGAAGGACAAGTTTCCCACCATTAAAGTTCAATACGTTTTCAATTCTCCACCAAAGTTGATCATGCTGGATGATGAGGGTCAGCAGAAGGAAATCATAAGGTCAGCATCCATTTACTAATATTAACTATGGATCTTTTCTGCTGAATTACTGTCCTGTTATCTACGCGGAAATTGAATCAACGGATTTGCATGACCTGTTGACCTCATGCTCTTCTTAAGTGAGTTGCGAAATTTCAAGCTAGCACTGATGCTTTTGATTTTTGCTTGGTacattaatttgattatcattccCATAACCAGAAACAAATGAAGTACTTGTGTTCTTGCTCAAGGCACAATTTAATATTTAGTACCTAGGCTCAACTAAAGCTGAAATCCTCTATTGACCTTAGAGCTTCCCTCTATCTTGATTTCTTGCATAAACAGCTGCAAAGTGCATTTTAGGTTCAGATAAATGCTTTCTCCTAAAATAGACGgaccatctttctttttaatggATAAAATGTGGGTTTTATAAGGTTTACTAGGGCAATCAAGCTTGAGCCGAGTATTGTTGGACTCAAACTTAGTTCAATTAGTTTTATGGAAGGCTCGAGTTTGGGAGTTCACAGGTGGAGTTTGAGCTCGAGATAGGAATTGTTTATTCGagttaaaaaatcacagttaaaCTCTATAGcctatatatttattaattatttcttatattcaAAGTTCAATGTTGGTTGtatatgcaaattttaaaagttgggAGGggcaaataaattttatcattttgagaTGTAAAAGTTTAGCAAAGTAAATATGAGATTTTAGAGTATAAGTGTAAGATTTTCAGCATTTAagagtttattgatattatactcAAGTTATGAGCTTGCAAATTCACTGAGTTGAGAGACGATGAGCACGAACCAAGCCGCAAATAGCTCACGAGTGGCTCTGCATGTTTGCAGCCCTAGGTTTTACTGAGTATTGAACAGCTTGCCTGCTGATctaatttcaaatttctttgcTTCCTTTCTTCGATGATAATGGAAGTCTCAAAACTCATTGTCGTTTATTTCCCTTGTTTGCCTTGCAGAATTGACAACTGGAAACGGGAGCATATGCTGCAGTTCATACAGGAGAAGGTTAAGCCAACTTCGGCATCTTAATTAGCATCTTCAGGGGGCTTACTATTTTTCAGGAAAGTACAGATTAAATTGACTGAATTATACAACTAGAATGGACATAACCAATCACCATATTCACTCTAGTTTGAATATTGAGTACAAGCGACAGAACTACCAGTAGGTGAATATTTAAAGCGCTTCCTGAACACCTCTAAATAAAGTTGGATTCAAGTCGAGAGTTCAACTCAAATCCTAGACAATTTGAGTTAATCAAAGATATCGTCGAGGATTGTTGGTGGAATGAATAGTATCATTGATAGAATAACAATGTCAATGGAAGGggattcaaactgaacttgaaCTGAGTTGTTGATAGGAAACTCCACTTTGAAGAAGGCTTGAATCAAGATTGCTTTCTCATCCTTGAAATGAGGAAGAAAATGTCCCACCATATAACCATAAGTAAAagtctttatattattttcatctaTATTCTTGTTGGATGACCTTGCTTATTTTCTGAGTAAGTGGGCAGTGTTTATTTTTGCACGTACATTTTGGAGAGAATTTAGGGTCCAAAATGAGTCCCCGAGGTTTGATATAGTAACGAAAATTCTCTTATAGTTTcctaaatagaaaaaaatccCCCTGTTATTTGTAAGCCAGTGTATTTAGGGGtagattcaaaccaaaccaaatctaAACAAATATTAGTTTAAACTCATTTGAATCTAAAATATTCTACTTGACCTTGAGCTGGTAAATAATTCACCAGAGAAACAAACAAAAGCGCTATAGAAGTGAACAGTAACCATAATGAGGATCTCCAAACTTCAAGTTTATCCattaaattgaagttttagttCGAATCCAGTTTGTTCTAATCAAGTatgaattcagtttgaatcaGATCCATTGGAGATTGTTTTCATAGCATCATGAAATAATGAACATTTACGGCTTTAACATTCCAAAgattaattaatgtttaaaaCTTAATGGAAAGAGgagttatgaattaataaataaacttacAGGTAACTTTTGTTAATTGCCAGTGGTTTTGATGTTGGTGTCACTAACTCTTAAGAATTTATTGAGTTGATACTCAGTAGTGCAGAAGAGCTCTTAAATGTGCAGTCAGTATACAACAATTCATTCTTAAGATGGTACTATTTACCCTTCCACCAACATTCTTTATTGATAACTCTTTAATAACATTTTGCTAACTCAAACTGCACTTTATAGATTCAATCTAACCTTAACCCAACcttaaactcgattcaaatcaaatccaaaagaGATCCCTAGTTCTTTGGGGAAgacaatttaaatttgagaaagtaaaaagaaacaaaatggaaCCATGACACTTTCatccataaatatatttatcattttaatatggGGATCATTATACAACTGAAGTTCATACATTTACATTTCCCTTGATCAGAgcacaaaataacatattagaatGCCATGATTCCACCACCAATTAAAACGAGAATGGGGGTGCATGATTGCGATTGCAGAGTAGATAGCCCCATCTTTAGTACCTTCATGCCCCATTCCTGTTACGGCTGCCTAACAAAAATCTGTTATACATTAAGAGAGTTGTTAACCCACTTCCACATTACCTCGAATCTTTTCCGTTGGAAGTGTGATGGATCACTAATCAATGAAATTGTGTAATTGCCTTGTCAAATTTTGGTGATGTTGTCTTGATGGGTGCCCAAATATCTGCACCATTGCTTCGAGCAACTCCAGTGGTACAGGAGATGGGGACAAGACATAAACCCCTGGTTCGTAAGCTACAGTCATCAAATTCCTGCAAAAATGATTAAACATTTTAGCTCTCGATGACAAAATCATCACTACAATACTCCAAAGTACACTATCTTAGAAATTTCAATGCAGAGCAATAGAATTGGTAGATTTTGAACTCCAAATGTTGTCAAGAAGATATTGTAAATGTTAGGAAAGAGTTCTCAAAGAAAAAGACTGAAAGTTTGAACCTTTTTCACCTTcactattcaattatattatggttatatcCAATTAATCAATGGGTCCAGTTCATGCTCACCTGCACCATAGCCGCTGGTGTTCTTTGGAGGTAAGGAGCACTCAATACCTGTAACAatccaaagaaagaaaaatagttgAGATCAAAGCTAAATTTGTCTCCTAAACACTCAAGAACAGAAACTCAGTAGTCTCAAAAAGTATCATAAATGTATGTACATAACCATGCTGGTACCCAAGACCGGTTATTTACCATAGAAcaatatgtatgtatgtacataACCATGCTGGTACCCAAGACCGGTTATTTACCATAGAACAATAACATCATCTATGGTCAtaaaacatgatatatatatatatatagagttcgACACCACTCGCATTATGAACAGTCTTGACCAACATAACCGTGCTGGTACCCAAGACAGGTTATTTACCATAGAACAATAACATCATATATGGATGATTGCTGTCACCAGAAAGGCTACTAAGTTAATCATAATATAGAAGGGAAAAGAGGACAAACCTTCACTTGTTCATGTAGAAATTGTATGTACTCCATCGCCTCCAAGAGGACCGATGCTGTATCTGTCTGcaaataaaacaatttcaaacaacTAAGGTAAGTTTCTAAAATTGCAGAAACTACCAAGATTAGCAGTTGTAAGGGAACTGAAGCGTAAAAGATCAATCTCCACACTTGCCTTTCCATATGGTGAAACAAGCTGCTGTAGAGCCATGATTCGTTCACCAATCTTCTCTTTCCCCTCCTATGACCAATAAGTAATGAAAGATCAGTAAGAGCTGCATTTATTTCTCACAGTAAAAGAGAGATAACAGATGTAAAAATTTCTACAGGACCATGTTTAAGATTTAGCCAGGTAAACAATGGTCAAGACAGTGGGTTTTGTGTTGTGACAAACTTTCGAGTAAAAAGGATTACAATTTTCAAGCAACTTATTATGAAAATACAAACCAAGGAGGCATATGAGACTTTAACACTTgagaatttaatttatcaaaaataatttcatattgaGCTGTAATTGAATTCCGCACATCTAAAAAAGCAATTGCTACCAGATTTTTCTCAGAAAAACTTCAAGCATTCTATGAAATGCAACAACAGTTACAGTAAAACTAGCCCCAAAATCACCACATTGATTGTGTACATTCTACACTTTTGATTTAAGTATTGGCACTAAAATGAGCAGAAAAAGTAACTACAAACGGGGGCAGAAAACGTGGTCCAAACAGCTAATCTGGAACAGAGGATAGACTCTAGATAGAGCAGTCCTCTGAAAATGATGCAA includes these proteins:
- the LOC123196346 gene encoding selenoprotein F-like is translated as MGLFTFCRIIALIVAISAISVTSKKQLSARKCEDLGFTGLALCSDCNTFAEYVKNQELVSDCLKCCTEDSDDSMSKITYSGAILEVCMRKLVFYPEIVGFIEEEKDKFPTIKVQYVFNSPPKLIMLDDEGQQKEIIRIDNWKREHMLQFIQEKVKPTSAS
- the LOC123196347 gene encoding transcription factor bHLH153-like — its product is MAKMMENKRSPCSVDQGSLTTIASKRHKADLSISTKEGKEKIGERIMALQQLVSPYGKTDTASVLLEAMEYIQFLHEQVKVLSAPYLQRTPAAMVQEFDDCSLRTRGLCLVPISCTTGVARSNGADIWAPIKTTSPKFDKAITQFH